The Streptomyces sp. R28 region ACGCTGGTGCAGTCGTCCCGGACCACCGCCGCGTAGATGAAGTTCGGCCAGCGAAGCGCGTACGCCGCGGCGTCGAAGCGGTCCTGGAGGTGCTGGACCAGCTCCGCCGCGTCGGGGAAGTCGCCGACCACCTCGCGCTGGAGCGACACGGTCTCGGCGTCGACCGTGAACCGGTGCAGGTCGCCGCCGGTCCAGCGGAAGCCGCTGCGCAGCGTCTCGTGCCGGAGTGTCCAGCCGTGCAGCGCCTCCTGCAGTGCGTCGAGATCGACCCGGCCCGGGACGTCGAACGCCGCGCCGAGCCAGGTCGGCAGGAACAGGCCGTCCTCACACACGGAGTGGACCGTTTTGAGATGGGACTCCTGGACGTACGCCGGCGGCCTGGAGTCCGTCGGCAGGCCCGTCGCCGTCGCCACCGTCGCCGGACTGAGCGTCCACTCGACGAGACGTCCGGGCCGGACCTCGCAGCGCTGGATGTCAGTCATTCGCACAGGCGGCTCCATTCGGGGCGGGGGACACACCCAAACGGGTGGTATCTCGCCCAACGAGGCAACCCTTTCTCAGAAACGGCCGCCGCGATCAGCCGACGGTGATCGAGTCCAGCTTCTCCCGCAGATACACATGCGAGTCGACGGGCTCGTAGGCCACCCGCCCCACCGGTGCGGGGACGGACTCGACGAGCGTTCCGGGCGTGCACTCACCGAAGTAGACGAGGGACATCAGCTCCTCGGCGGGAGCGTCGGCGGGTGGCGGCAGTACCCGGTGACGGCCCGACCGCCAGCGGTCACCGGTCCAACGCGCCATCAGGTCCCCGATGTTGATCGTGAAGGCATCCGGGTCGTACGGCGCGTCCTCCCATCCGCCCTCGTCCGTGTAGACCTGCAGCCCGCCCTTGCCGGCCTGCCGGTCGAGGATCGTCACCGTCCCGAAGTCGGTGTGCGGCCCGATACGGAACTGGCCCGGCGCCGGCTCCCCGACGACGTCCGTACCCGGATACCAGTTGACGTTGAAGCCGTACGTCGGATGGTCCATGTGCCGGGAGAAGAAGTCGGGTTCGAGGCCGAGGGCCTCGCCGAGCAGGGAGAGGAGCTGCTTCTCCAGCTCGCCCATCCGCTCCAGGTACTCCTCGCACAGCGACCGGAGTTCGGGCACCTCCGCGGGCCACACGTTGGGCGCGTACCACTCGGCGTTGACGACCGGATCGTCGAAGGGCTCGTGGGTCGCGAAGGTCAGCGACTCCTTGAGGTCCGGCGGGGTCTCGGTGCCCTCCGCGTACCCGTTGGCCTCCGCGCCCGGCCCGAGCCAGCCGCGCCCGCCGACCTTCGCCTCGTAACGCTGCTTGACCTCGGCGGGGAGCACGAAGAAGGTACGGGCCGCCGCCCGGATCCGCGCGCGCAGCGCCGGGTCCACCCCGTGCCCGGTGACCAGGAGGAACCCGGCGGTCCGCAGGGCCTCGTCGACGGTGCGGGCGATCGTCCTGCGCGCCTGGCCGTCACCTTCGAGCCAGGGCTCGAGGTCGATCGTGGGGATGCGGGGCATGCGCTTCGTGCGTGGCTTACTCACCGATGTCCTCGTTCCACAGTGCCGGATGGTTCTTGATGAAGTCGCGCATCATCCCGATGCACCCGGGATCGTCCAGGAGCACGATCTCCACACCGTGCTCGGCCAGCCAGTCGTGCCCGCCGTGAAAGGTGACCGCCTCGCCGATCACCACCCGGGAGATCCCGAACTGCCGGACCAGGCCGGAGCAGTACCAGCACGGCGAGAGCGTGGTCACCATGGTCGCGCCGCGATACGACCGCTGCCGCCCCGCTGCCCGGAAGGCGGCCGTCTCCGCGTGCATGGACGGGTCGCCGTCCTGGACACGCCGGTTGTGCCCACGCCCGAGCAGCGTGCCGTCGGCTCCGTAGAGCGCGGCCCCGATCGGGACGCCCCCTTCGCCGAGCCCGGCACGGGCCTCCTCGACGGCGGTGGCGAGCCACGCCCGGGCGGTCGCCTGATCCAAGAGCTGCATGCCTCTCACTCTCCTGTGGTCGAAACGCGAGGGCAACGTGCGCGGAGTACGGCCGCGGACGGTGGATCAGCGCAGGGTGACGAGGCTCGGGCCGTTGAAGGGGGCGTAGCAGGTCACCGTCCGAGGGGTGCGCAGGGTGTCGTCCTCGGTGAACAACTGCCGTGCCGCCACGAAGGACACCTCGCCGCTGACGACCGGGGCGACACGGTCGTAGAACGCACGCGACGACTCCGGCAGCGGCCGGCCGGGCTCCCCCTCGTCCTCGCCCCATACGTCCCACAGCAGCGTCTCGACCTTGTTGAGCGCGGCGAGGTCGAGGCGGATGTTGCCCGCCACGAACCGCTCTCCCCAGAACGGGCCCTCCTCCGGCGCGTGGAGTCCAAAGGTCCGTTGGTCCGCGTCGCCCGCCCGGATGGCCTGCCACGCCTCGCCCGCGACCAGGAAACGGTCGCGGGGGACGTCCATCGGGTCGAAGTCCGCGTTCCAGTTACCGGTGATCACCGGGTCGGCGAGCTGGGCGTCGGCGAGCAGCCAGGCGCCCCGCTTCTCGTCCCAGTACTCGGTGACGACGTGGTCGTAGTGGAAGCCGGTGGTGCCGAAGTAGTCGGCGAAGCCGGACCGTACGCGGGCCGGGACGCCCTGGCCGCGGAGGAACGAGCAGTGCAGCAGCGCGAAGTCACGACAGGTCCCGACGAACCGGTCGCCGGGCTCGCGCCGTTGGGCGAGCGGGGCGTCGTCGCGCTCGACGATGATCCGCAGGATGTCGTCGATGTAGCGGGTCTCGGCGTCGTTGTGCAGCCGGTCGGTCGGATGCGCGTGACCGAACAGCTCGCCCTCGACGCGATGGATCAGCACGTCACGTGCGATGCGGGCGAGTCGGGAGGGGGCTTCGGGGAGATCCGCGTACAGGTGAGCGAGTTCACCGGGGTCGGAGAACGTGCTGTGGGTGGCGTAATGGGCGAGGGACACGAGTGGCCTCCCGAGCCGTCATCGACCACGTGTTCGATGACGGGTCGCTGCGCTTCACCGTGCCAAAATTCGCCGCGCCTTGTCCAGACGGCGTGGTGGCGGTGACCGCCCGCCCCCGCGACACCGCGCAGGCCCCGCGCTCACCAGATGACTTTGTCGCCGTACTCGCAAGCGATCGGGCCGGTCGGTCCGGCGGGAGCGGTCGTCATGCGAGCCAAGTGTCCGGCCCGGCGCCCTGGCCTGAACGGTGGCTGGCTGTCAGGGCTCGTCGTGCTTCGGCCCGTCGTCCTTCTTCTTGTCCCTCTTGTCGTCGTCCTCGTCCAGGGACTTCAGGAACTCGGGGTTGTCGTCGGGGGCGACCCACTGTTGGCGCTGACGGTCCCGGACTCCGGCCCAGCCGTCGGCGGCCGGGCTGCGCTTCTTGCCCGCGATCAGCCAGGAGATCGAGCCGACGAGCGGGAAGAGCAGGACGAGGATCGCCCACAGCGGCTTGGGCATGTGGCGGATGTCGTCCTCCTTCGTGCTGATGCAGTCGATGAACGCGTACACGCTCAGTGCCAGTGGCACGAGGAACATCAGCACCCGGAGCATGGGGCCTCTCCAGCGAAACGGTCGTCGGGACCGGAGGCACGCCCCCCGGGTTCAGGGTCAGGGTAGCCGCTCGGGGATACTTGGCCCCATGGCTTACGACGATCTTCGTTCCCTGCTCAGGGCGCTGGAGCGCGAAGGCGACCTCAAGCGCGTCAAGGCTGAGGTCGATCCGTATCTGGAGGTCGGGGAGATCGTCGACCGCGTACAGAAGTCCGGCGGTCCCGCGCTGCTCTTCGAGAACGTGAAGGGGTCGTCGATGCCCCTCGCGATGAACGTCTTCGGGACCGACCGGCGGCTGCTCAAGGCCCTGGGCCTGAAGTCGTACGGCGACATCTCCGACAAGATCGGCGGACTGCTCAAGCCCGAGCTGCCGCACGGGTTCGTCGGGGTCCGCGAGGCCTTCGGGAAGCTCGGCGCCATGACGCACGTACCGCCGAAGAAGGTGAAGTCGGACAGCGCGCCGGTGCAGGAGGTCGTGCTGCACGGCGACGAGGTCGACCTCGACCGGCTGCCGGCGCTGTTCACCTGGCCCAAGGACGGCGGCTCCTTCTTCAACCTGGGGCTCACGCACACCAAGGACCCGGAGAGCGGCGTACGGAATCTCGGCCTGTACCGGCTGCAGCGCCACGACAAGCGCACGATCGGCATGCACTGGCAGATCCACAAGGACAGCCGTAACCACTACCAGGTGGCGGCGAGGAGGGGAGAGCGGCTGCCGGTCGCCATCGCCTTCGGGTGCCCGCCCGCCGTGACCTACGCCTCCACCGCGCCGCTCCCCGGTGACATCGACGAGTACCTGTTCGCGGGGTTCGTCGCGGGCAAGCGGATCGAGATGGTGGACTGCAAGACGGTGCCGTTGCAGGTGCCGGCGCAGGCGGAGGTCGTGCTGGAGGGGTGGCTCGAGCCCG contains the following coding sequences:
- a CDS encoding transglutaminase domain-containing protein, encoding MSLAHYATHSTFSDPGELAHLYADLPEAPSRLARIARDVLIHRVEGELFGHAHPTDRLHNDAETRYIDDILRIIVERDDAPLAQRREPGDRFVGTCRDFALLHCSFLRGQGVPARVRSGFADYFGTTGFHYDHVVTEYWDEKRGAWLLADAQLADPVITGNWNADFDPMDVPRDRFLVAGEAWQAIRAGDADQRTFGLHAPEEGPFWGERFVAGNIRLDLAALNKVETLLWDVWGEDEGEPGRPLPESSRAFYDRVAPVVSGEVSFVAARQLFTEDDTLRTPRTVTCYAPFNGPSLVTLR
- a CDS encoding isopenicillin N synthase family dioxygenase; its protein translation is MPRIPTIDLEPWLEGDGQARRTIARTVDEALRTAGFLLVTGHGVDPALRARIRAAARTFFVLPAEVKQRYEAKVGGRGWLGPGAEANGYAEGTETPPDLKESLTFATHEPFDDPVVNAEWYAPNVWPAEVPELRSLCEEYLERMGELEKQLLSLLGEALGLEPDFFSRHMDHPTYGFNVNWYPGTDVVGEPAPGQFRIGPHTDFGTVTILDRQAGKGGLQVYTDEGGWEDAPYDPDAFTINIGDLMARWTGDRWRSGRHRVLPPPADAPAEELMSLVYFGECTPGTLVESVPAPVGRVAYEPVDSHVYLREKLDSITVG
- a CDS encoding nucleoside deaminase, which gives rise to MQLLDQATARAWLATAVEEARAGLGEGGVPIGAALYGADGTLLGRGHNRRVQDGDPSMHAETAAFRAAGRQRSYRGATMVTTLSPCWYCSGLVRQFGISRVVIGEAVTFHGGHDWLAEHGVEIVLLDDPGCIGMMRDFIKNHPALWNEDIGE
- a CDS encoding menaquinone biosynthesis decarboxylase; the protein is MAYDDLRSLLRALEREGDLKRVKAEVDPYLEVGEIVDRVQKSGGPALLFENVKGSSMPLAMNVFGTDRRLLKALGLKSYGDISDKIGGLLKPELPHGFVGVREAFGKLGAMTHVPPKKVKSDSAPVQEVVLHGDEVDLDRLPALFTWPKDGGSFFNLGLTHTKDPESGVRNLGLYRLQRHDKRTIGMHWQIHKDSRNHYQVAARRGERLPVAIAFGCPPAVTYASTAPLPGDIDEYLFAGFVAGKRIEMVDCKTVPLQVPAQAEVVLEGWLEPGEMLPEGPFGDHTGFYTPQEPFPALKIDCVTMRRRPLLQSIVVGRPPTEDGPLGRATERFFLPLLKIIVPDIVDYHLPESGGFHNCAIVSIDKKYPKHAQKTMHAIWGAHMMSLTKLIVVVDSDCDVHDLHEVSWRALGNTDYARDLTVVEGPVDHLDHASYQQFWGGKAGIDATKKWPEEGYTRDGGWPDMVESDPETAAKVDRRWKEYGL
- a CDS encoding PLD nuclease N-terminal domain-containing protein; translated protein: MLRVLMFLVPLALSVYAFIDCISTKEDDIRHMPKPLWAILVLLFPLVGSISWLIAGKKRSPAADGWAGVRDRQRQQWVAPDDNPEFLKSLDEDDDKRDKKKDDGPKHDEP